One segment of Vibrio mimicus DNA contains the following:
- a CDS encoding glycosyltransferase family 9 protein: MKHLWFEKGAYASKAARQYLNDHFNPLAVKKIAVIRHAALGDQVIVRPFLVEARKFFPNAEITLVTVSNYLYGTPSELADKTVIMKSRDDSKQLSLKQKWQDYNQLEAQDIIFDVAGTNRSYWMTLLTKAKLKVGFPYKPFLCGTLYNLAVFRSDFQPEVECMLDMLKILGHNPSYPLDFAYPDNRQICDHAAPYIVYFSGASQLRKILTKPEMRAVIEQTIQQQPNVKHVFLEGKNEFEKGEYLQDLADNGSLTIQPCLPLDDLVTFIAKATLVIAPDTGIRNVAISTHTPTVGIFYATVPFRYTPLYEAHTIVMNANGEKPSTEQITSAIDTTLKMRLAAAKNTQEQ; the protein is encoded by the coding sequence ATGAAACACCTCTGGTTTGAAAAAGGTGCTTATGCTTCGAAAGCGGCACGCCAATACTTAAATGACCATTTTAACCCTCTAGCAGTTAAGAAAATCGCTGTCATTCGTCATGCAGCGCTTGGCGACCAAGTCATTGTGCGCCCCTTTTTAGTTGAGGCTAGAAAGTTCTTTCCTAATGCCGAAATCACCTTGGTCACAGTGTCAAACTACCTCTATGGAACCCCCTCAGAGCTAGCGGACAAAACAGTAATAATGAAAAGCCGCGATGATTCAAAACAGCTGTCACTCAAGCAAAAATGGCAAGACTATAACCAACTGGAAGCACAAGACATTATCTTTGATGTGGCAGGAACGAATCGCTCTTACTGGATGACATTACTGACTAAAGCGAAACTCAAAGTGGGCTTTCCTTACAAACCCTTTTTATGTGGCACTTTGTATAACTTGGCAGTCTTTCGCTCTGATTTTCAACCGGAAGTGGAATGCATGCTCGATATGCTGAAAATCCTTGGCCACAACCCGAGTTATCCGCTTGATTTTGCTTACCCTGACAATAGGCAGATCTGCGATCATGCCGCTCCATATATCGTCTATTTCAGTGGAGCCTCCCAACTGCGCAAAATTTTAACTAAGCCTGAGATGCGGGCAGTGATTGAGCAAACCATTCAACAACAACCGAATGTGAAACATGTCTTTCTTGAAGGAAAGAATGAGTTTGAAAAAGGTGAGTATTTACAAGACCTAGCCGACAATGGCTCGTTAACGATTCAACCATGTTTGCCTCTTGATGACTTAGTCACCTTCATTGCGAAAGCGACTCTGGTGATTGCCCCCGATACGGGCATCCGAAACGTGGCAATATCAACTCACACACCAACGGTGGGAATTTTTTATGCTACGGTTCCCTTTCGTTACACCCCTCTCTATGAAGCGCATACTATCGTGATGAATGCGAATGGTGAAAAACCGTCTACTGAGCAAATTACCTCAGCGATTGATACAACATTAAAAATGCGCTTGGCTGCAGCCAAAAACACACAGGAACAATGA
- a CDS encoding glycosyltransferase family 32 protein: MSKVTVLIANRLIRLTGNLFKMLSYPFHWVFPKLRFTIPAYSPAKLKMRANATIPRTIWQTNFTDQASLPVYLNYLFNRLMSLNCDYRYVSTEARGEFLKEHASPEVYDAYSRLTNGAAQADLWRLVVLNTYGGVYMDIDATLVWPLDKLLGDSQELYIRIKNNTEITNYFIATAPNNPDLQATIEQVVYNVNHYEPSMGVYHSTGPTVLNNILSAKAVIHTQDRKYVCIQGTFTNEHFQYIDKPRGKWTHIKPEDLVKK, translated from the coding sequence ATGAGCAAAGTAACCGTATTGATCGCCAACCGACTGATTCGTCTGACTGGCAACCTATTTAAAATGCTCTCTTACCCATTTCATTGGGTGTTTCCAAAGCTGCGTTTTACGATTCCCGCTTACTCACCAGCTAAGCTAAAAATGCGCGCCAATGCCACCATTCCACGCACTATTTGGCAAACCAACTTTACCGATCAAGCCTCACTACCGGTTTACCTTAACTATCTGTTTAACCGCCTAATGTCACTCAACTGTGACTATCGCTATGTGAGTACCGAAGCGCGTGGTGAGTTCTTAAAAGAACATGCTTCGCCGGAAGTTTATGACGCTTATTCACGCCTTACTAACGGCGCAGCCCAAGCCGATTTATGGCGTTTAGTGGTACTTAATACCTATGGTGGAGTGTATATGGATATTGATGCCACGCTAGTATGGCCACTTGATAAGCTGCTTGGCGACTCACAAGAGCTATATATTCGCATTAAAAATAATACCGAGATCACTAACTACTTCATTGCCACCGCACCAAACAATCCCGATCTGCAGGCGACTATTGAACAGGTGGTTTATAACGTGAATCACTACGAGCCTTCCATGGGGGTATATCACTCCACAGGACCAACGGTGCTCAATAACATCTTGTCAGCTAAAGCGGTGATTCACACCCAAGATCGTAAATACGTATGTATTCAGGGCACGTTCACCAATGAACACTTCCAGTACATCGATAAACCTCGTGGCAAGTGGACACACATCAAACCTGAAGATCT